One genomic region from Apodemus sylvaticus chromosome 1, mApoSyl1.1, whole genome shotgun sequence encodes:
- the LOC127680007 gene encoding olfactory receptor 473, which translates to MEAENHTTVAELIILGLTEDPTLCIVYFVIFLGVYIITLVGNISIITLIRISSQLHTPMYLFLSHLAFVDILYSTSVSVIMLMELVGHGLALPVAACAAQLCITVSFGSAECFLLAAMAYDRYVAICSPLLYSTLMSSRVCFLLLGMSYVGGCMNGWTFTGCLLNLSFCGPNQIDHFFCDFSPLLKLSCSDVSIIGIIPSFSSGSIIVVTVLVIAVSYIYILITILKMRSNEGRHKAFSTCTSHLTAVTLYYGTITFIYVMPKSNYSIEQNKVLSVFYTVVIPMLNPLIYSLRNRDVKGALRKAIVRVYT; encoded by the coding sequence ATGGAGGCTGAAAACCACACCACTGTGGCCGAGCTAATCATCTTGGGACTAACAGAGGACCCTACATTGTGTATAGTCTATTTTGTGATATTTCTAGGAGTATACATCATCACTTTAGTAGGCAATATCAGCATCATCACGTTGATAAGAATTTCTTCCCagctgcacacacccatgtatcTATTCCTCAGCCATCTGGCATTTGTAGACATTTTATATTCAACCTCTGTCTCAGTTATAATGCTTATGGAGCTTGTTGGACATGGGCTAGCCTTACCTGTAGCTGCATGCGCAGCTCAGCTCTGTATCACAGTGTCATTTGGGTCAGCTGAGTGCTTCCTACTGGCtgccatggcctatgaccgctatgtagCAATTTGTTCACCTCTCCTCTATTCGACACTTATGTCCTCTAGAGTCTGTTTTCTATTGTTGGGGATGTCCTATGTTGGTGGCTGCATGAATGGTTGGACATTCACTGGTTGTTTGTTAAATCTGTCCTTTTGTGGACCAAATCAGATAGATCACTTTTTCTGTGACTTCTCTCCTTTGCTGAAACTTTCCTGCTCAGATGTCTCCATCATTGGAATcatcccctctttctcttctggaTCAATTATTGTTGTGACAGTTCTTGTCATAGCTGTCTCCTATATCTACATCCTCATCACCATCCTGAAGATGCGCTCCAATGAGGGCCGCCACAAGGCCTTCTCCACCTgcacctcccacctcactgcaGTTACTCTCTATTATGGGACCATTACCTTCATTTATGTGATGCCCAAGTCAAACTACTCTATTGAACAGAACAAGGTGCTGTCTGTATTCTACACAGTGGTGATTCCTATGCTGAATCCCCTTATATATAGTCTGAGGAACAGGGATGTAAAAGGTGCTCTGAGGAAGGCAATTGTCAGAGTATATACATAA